One genomic window of Aquisalimonas sp. 2447 includes the following:
- a CDS encoding ABC transporter ATP-binding protein — protein MVQKPLLSVNDLRLAYQTRRGVAQAVDGVSFDIRANEALVVLGESGCGKSSLAKALLRLLPRNVHRFSGQVMLGDTDIMRLSEEAFRRDVQWTRVSMVMQAAMNSLNPVVRVGEQVAEPLRVHLGWSRQRALERVAQTFEQVGVSTDFLQRYPFELSGGMRQRVVLAMALVTEPELVILDEPTSALDVLTQASIMNVLKRIKREQGTSFMLITHDVATSSEIADRVALMYAGQVVEVADANEFFHDPAHPYSQMLMASVPRLRQREEPTHIPGQPPDLMDLPGGCRFADRCPQRFDRCARDPEPIRVGDRHSVRCWLHARGSQAAGGGNR, from the coding sequence ATGGTGCAGAAGCCCCTGCTCAGCGTGAACGACCTGCGCCTGGCCTACCAGACCCGGCGCGGCGTGGCTCAGGCCGTGGATGGTGTGAGTTTCGACATTCGCGCCAACGAGGCGCTGGTGGTGCTGGGGGAGTCCGGCTGTGGTAAGAGCTCCCTGGCCAAGGCGCTGCTGCGGCTGCTGCCGCGCAACGTTCACCGCTTCTCCGGCCAGGTGATGCTGGGCGACACGGACATCATGCGCCTGAGTGAGGAGGCCTTCCGCCGCGACGTGCAGTGGACGCGGGTGTCCATGGTCATGCAGGCCGCCATGAATTCCCTGAACCCGGTGGTGCGGGTGGGCGAGCAGGTGGCCGAGCCGTTGCGTGTGCACCTGGGCTGGTCGCGCCAGCGTGCCCTGGAGCGCGTGGCGCAGACCTTCGAGCAGGTGGGCGTGTCCACCGACTTCCTGCAGCGCTACCCCTTCGAGCTCTCCGGCGGCATGCGCCAGCGGGTGGTGCTGGCCATGGCGCTGGTCACCGAGCCGGAGCTGGTGATCCTCGACGAGCCCACCTCCGCGCTGGACGTGCTCACCCAGGCCAGCATCATGAATGTGCTCAAGCGCATCAAGCGCGAGCAGGGTACGAGTTTCATGCTCATCACCCATGACGTCGCCACCTCCAGCGAGATCGCCGACCGGGTGGCGCTGATGTATGCCGGTCAGGTGGTGGAAGTGGCCGACGCGAACGAGTTCTTCCATGACCCGGCCCACCCCTATTCGCAGATGCTCATGGCCAGTGTGCCGCGGCTGCGCCAGCGGGAGGAGCCGACGCATATCCCCGGCCAGCCCCCGGATCTCATGGATCTGCCTGGGGGCTGCCGGTTTGCCGACCGCTGCCCGCAGCGTTTCGATCGCTGCGCCCGGGACCCGGAACCCATTCGCGTGGGTGACCGGCATTCGGTGCGCTGCTGGCTCCACGCCCGGGGCAGTCAGGCAGCCGGAGGAGGCAACCGATGA
- a CDS encoding ABC transporter permease, which yields MRRWLEGLRELRQYPSAMGGMALIVFLVALSIYTVIAIPYSQALELWRGGDEWNKHPVNAGPVWADRLMGGDKPETITVSGAEAPVRDAPFEGGRQVRMPLAFDYPYGEFPSEINLFLETRDTEREAFVRLSWQTPDGDTIPLGGRRVAQQDRVSISQNRALEGRLGAPPHIALLADDPTADDPRAVPGEYRLVVDAILFGEDASLEADLVVYGRVHGIAGTDHQRRDLMVALLWGTPVALAFGLLAAVGTTITTLVIAATGVWFGGLVDATIQRLTEVNIILPLLPILVMVGTLYSTSIWLMLGVVIALGIFSAGIKMYRAMLLPIRQAPYIEAARAYGASNTRIIMRYMIPRILPVLIPTFVTLIPTYVFLEASLAVLGLGDPILPTWGKVLNDAQVQSALYNGFYYWVVSPALLLMLTGLGFAMLGFALDRVFNPRLRTQ from the coding sequence ATGAGGCGCTGGCTGGAAGGTCTGCGGGAGCTGCGACAGTATCCCTCCGCCATGGGTGGCATGGCGCTGATCGTGTTCCTGGTGGCGCTGTCCATCTACACGGTGATTGCCATCCCCTACAGCCAGGCCCTGGAGCTGTGGCGTGGCGGCGACGAATGGAACAAGCATCCGGTGAACGCCGGCCCTGTGTGGGCCGACCGGCTGATGGGCGGTGACAAGCCCGAGACCATCACCGTCAGCGGCGCCGAGGCACCGGTGCGTGACGCCCCGTTCGAGGGCGGGCGCCAGGTGCGCATGCCGCTGGCCTTCGACTACCCATACGGCGAGTTCCCCAGCGAGATCAACCTGTTCCTGGAGACCAGGGACACGGAGCGCGAGGCCTTCGTGCGCCTGAGCTGGCAAACCCCCGATGGCGACACCATCCCCCTGGGTGGCCGCCGCGTGGCCCAGCAGGATCGGGTGTCCATCTCCCAGAACAGGGCCCTGGAGGGCCGCCTGGGCGCGCCGCCGCACATCGCCCTGCTGGCCGATGACCCCACTGCCGATGACCCTCGCGCCGTCCCCGGTGAGTACCGCCTGGTGGTGGATGCGATTCTCTTCGGCGAGGATGCCTCGCTGGAGGCGGACCTGGTGGTCTACGGCCGCGTCCACGGCATCGCCGGCACCGACCACCAGCGGCGGGATCTCATGGTAGCGCTGCTTTGGGGAACGCCGGTGGCGCTGGCCTTCGGGCTTCTGGCGGCGGTGGGCACCACCATTACCACACTGGTGATCGCCGCCACCGGGGTGTGGTTCGGCGGCCTGGTGGACGCCACCATCCAGCGGCTCACCGAGGTGAACATCATTCTGCCGCTGCTGCCCATCCTTGTCATGGTGGGGACGCTGTACTCCACCAGCATCTGGCTGATGCTGGGAGTGGTGATCGCGCTGGGCATCTTCAGCGCCGGTATCAAGATGTACCGCGCCATGCTGCTGCCCATCCGCCAGGCACCGTACATCGAGGCGGCACGGGCCTACGGCGCCAGCAACACGCGCATCATCATGCGCTACATGATCCCGCGCATTCTGCCGGTGCTGATCCCGACCTTCGTCACCCTGATCCCCACCTACGTGTTCCTGGAGGCATCCCTGGCGGTGCTGGGGCTGGGCGACCCGATCCTGCCCACGTGGGGCAAGGTGCTTAATGACGCCCAGGTGCAGAGCGCGCTCTACAACGGCTTCTACTACTGGGTGGTATCGCCGGCGCTGCTGCTCATGCTCACCGGTCTGGGCTTTGCCATGCTCGGCTTCGCCCTGGACCGTGTCTTCAATCCGCGGCTGAGGACGCAGTAA
- a CDS encoding ABC transporter permease gives MTVTAPARTGWLRDLRRIVVFTGKRLIALLLTVMIGVYLTIFIANMGGEVDDLRKIQIRSNVAEQVRADPAFFDLPSEERNELIETQVQREVERRRLDEPFLLRSVDYLQQAMVLDLGRAEEMHSDRGARDVYWIIVERLPATLLLFGTANLLVFFVSVWAALWLSRRYGSATDRSVIALAPSSAAPGWFYGIFLILIFAFLIPVLPPGGMVEIPPPESRWAYALSVMEHMILPVLAMFVSSIFISIYSWRTFFLIHSSEDYVEMARAKGLPSGLIERRYILRPTLSPIITSFALMLIGLWSGAIILEQVFNWPGLGTLLFQAIGHRDTPVIIGSVVIFAYLLAVTVFLLDILYAILDPRVRVGIEGDNR, from the coding sequence TTGACGGTCACCGCACCGGCACGCACCGGCTGGCTCCGCGATCTGCGGCGCATTGTCGTGTTCACCGGCAAACGCCTGATCGCGCTCCTGTTGACGGTGATGATCGGCGTCTATCTGACCATTTTCATCGCCAACATGGGCGGCGAAGTGGATGACCTGCGCAAGATCCAGATCCGGTCCAACGTCGCCGAGCAGGTGCGCGCCGATCCCGCGTTTTTCGATCTTCCGTCGGAGGAGCGCAACGAACTCATCGAAACCCAGGTGCAGCGGGAGGTGGAGCGCCGGCGCCTGGACGAGCCTTTCCTGCTAAGGAGTGTCGACTACCTGCAGCAGGCCATGGTGCTGGACCTGGGCCGCGCCGAGGAGATGCACAGCGACCGCGGCGCCCGCGACGTGTACTGGATCATCGTCGAGCGCCTGCCGGCGACGCTGCTGCTGTTCGGCACCGCCAACCTGCTGGTGTTCTTCGTCTCGGTGTGGGCGGCCCTGTGGCTGTCGCGCCGCTACGGCAGCGCCACCGATCGCTCCGTGATCGCCCTGGCGCCGAGTTCCGCGGCCCCCGGGTGGTTCTACGGTATTTTCCTGATCCTGATCTTCGCCTTCCTGATCCCGGTATTGCCACCGGGGGGGATGGTAGAGATCCCGCCGCCGGAGAGTCGCTGGGCGTACGCGCTCAGCGTCATGGAGCACATGATCCTGCCGGTGCTGGCGATGTTCGTGTCGTCCATCTTCATCTCCATCTACTCCTGGCGCACGTTCTTCCTGATCCACTCCAGCGAGGACTACGTGGAGATGGCCCGTGCCAAGGGGTTGCCCTCGGGACTGATCGAGCGACGCTATATCCTGCGACCGACCCTGTCGCCCATCATCACCAGCTTCGCGCTCATGCTCATCGGCCTGTGGAGCGGCGCCATCATCCTGGAGCAGGTGTTCAACTGGCCGGGCCTGGGCACGCTGCTGTTCCAGGCCATCGGCCACCGGGACACCCCCGTGATCATCGGCTCGGTGGTGATCTTTGCCTACCTGCTGGCGGTGACCGTGTTCCTGCTGGACATCCTCTACGCCATTCTCGACCCGCGGGTGCGGGTGGGCATCGAGGGGGATAACCGATGA
- a CDS encoding ABC transporter substrate-binding protein produces the protein MRTFLLLTVALLVAVILAAVLGSGPSGPDEGAAQSGREAGDLSDRRGALVDEVVFTQETDVGKVAGLIEGGTHHVFAQGITNTTVFHRLRDSSKADYEEAYGTSVELTLNPAGPEFANGDLNPFAVRAIREAMNWLVNRRHVAEELYGGLAVPRFLPVNTAFPDYARMADTARALELEYGHNPERARRVIREEMRELGAELDNGQWVFEGRPVRLRVLIRSEDARKRVGDYVANLLEDEGFRVERQYRTAEEASRIWIGSDPGAGRWHVYTGSWISTTINRDVSDNFSFYYTPRGRPDPLWQAYDPDPELDEIAERLQRRDYTTREERQEMMARGMELAMKDSARIWLVDQTNLIPRAANVEMAADLAGGIAGSRLWPYTLRFRDRVGGRVVFAAPSLLTEPWNPVAGSNWLFDSMINRSLSDTAVLPDPFTGLYWPQRIAGAEVTVQDDVPVERTHDWLTLERESEITVPEDTWIDWDGERGRFITAGEKHQDGITARTRTRIRYEDGYLERRWHDGSQVSVADVVLPWILTFARADESSSLFDPSHVPLFEVFQRHFRGWRIISTAPLEIEIYSDQIYPDAETIVAQRTPSAQPWHTLSLGILAERSGELAFSSDKADRMEVDWMSMIAGPSLNVLERRLGTAEESGFVPYAQVLEDYLRDDEPRERYAAVRDWYEQRNHFWVGDGPFYLHAVYPVERTVVLRRYEDFPDPADKWLRFSRPRIPEVSLDGPMMVQMGEEARFRLEVTFEGAPYDAGDIEQVQYLLFDGEGRLRHRGTASPGSDGRWDVDLSADEVAELGTGANSLEVAVTSSQVALPAFASHAFATVPPGTATLEDEL, from the coding sequence ATGCGAACCTTTCTGCTCCTCACCGTGGCCCTGCTCGTCGCCGTGATTCTCGCGGCGGTGCTGGGGAGTGGTCCCTCGGGGCCGGATGAGGGCGCGGCGCAATCCGGGCGTGAAGCCGGGGACCTGAGCGACCGGCGGGGCGCCCTGGTGGATGAGGTGGTGTTCACCCAGGAGACGGATGTTGGCAAGGTGGCCGGGCTCATCGAGGGTGGCACGCACCACGTCTTCGCCCAGGGCATTACCAACACCACGGTGTTCCACCGCCTGCGTGATTCCAGCAAGGCGGATTACGAGGAAGCCTATGGCACCTCGGTGGAGCTGACGCTGAACCCCGCCGGCCCGGAGTTTGCCAACGGCGATCTCAACCCCTTTGCCGTGCGCGCCATTCGCGAGGCCATGAACTGGCTGGTGAACCGGCGTCACGTGGCCGAGGAACTGTACGGCGGCCTGGCAGTGCCGCGCTTCCTGCCGGTGAACACCGCCTTTCCCGACTACGCGCGCATGGCCGACACCGCCCGTGCCCTGGAGCTGGAGTACGGACACAACCCCGAGCGTGCGCGGCGGGTCATCCGCGAGGAGATGCGCGAACTCGGTGCCGAGCTGGACAACGGGCAATGGGTGTTCGAGGGCCGGCCCGTCCGCCTCAGGGTGCTGATCCGCTCCGAGGATGCGCGGAAGCGGGTTGGCGACTATGTGGCCAACCTGCTGGAAGACGAAGGATTTCGGGTTGAGCGGCAGTACCGCACCGCCGAGGAGGCCTCGCGTATCTGGATCGGCAGCGACCCCGGTGCGGGGCGCTGGCACGTCTACACTGGCAGCTGGATCTCGACCACCATCAACCGCGACGTCTCCGACAACTTCAGCTTCTACTACACCCCCCGCGGGCGGCCCGACCCGCTGTGGCAGGCCTATGACCCGGATCCGGAACTCGATGAGATTGCCGAGCGTCTGCAACGGCGGGATTACACGACCCGCGAAGAGCGCCAGGAGATGATGGCCCGGGGCATGGAACTGGCCATGAAGGACTCGGCGCGCATCTGGTTGGTGGACCAGACCAACCTGATCCCCCGGGCCGCCAATGTGGAAATGGCTGCGGACCTGGCCGGCGGCATCGCCGGCTCGCGACTGTGGCCCTACACGCTGCGTTTCCGGGATCGGGTCGGCGGACGGGTCGTGTTCGCCGCGCCCAGTCTGCTCACCGAGCCCTGGAACCCGGTGGCTGGCAGCAACTGGCTATTCGATTCCATGATCAACCGCTCGCTGAGCGACACCGCCGTGCTGCCGGACCCGTTCACCGGCCTTTACTGGCCTCAGCGCATCGCCGGCGCGGAGGTGACGGTGCAGGACGACGTGCCGGTGGAGCGCACCCACGATTGGTTGACGCTGGAGCGCGAATCCGAGATTACGGTTCCCGAGGATACCTGGATCGACTGGGACGGTGAGCGCGGGCGGTTCATCACCGCCGGCGAGAAGCATCAGGACGGCATCACGGCCCGCACCCGGACCCGCATCCGCTACGAGGATGGCTACCTGGAGCGGCGCTGGCATGATGGCTCGCAGGTGTCCGTGGCGGATGTCGTGCTGCCCTGGATATTGACGTTTGCCCGTGCCGACGAGAGCAGCAGCCTTTTTGACCCCAGCCATGTTCCGCTGTTCGAGGTGTTTCAGCGCCACTTCCGGGGCTGGCGAATCATTTCCACGGCCCCCCTGGAGATCGAGATCTACAGCGATCAGATCTACCCGGATGCGGAGACCATCGTTGCCCAGCGCACGCCTTCCGCGCAGCCATGGCATACCCTTTCGCTGGGGATTCTTGCCGAGCGTAGCGGCGAGCTGGCGTTCTCCTCGGACAAGGCCGATCGCATGGAAGTGGACTGGATGAGCATGATTGCCGGGCCCAGCCTCAACGTCCTGGAGCGGCGCCTGGGAACTGCCGAGGAGAGTGGTTTCGTTCCCTACGCCCAGGTGCTGGAGGATTACCTGCGCGATGACGAGCCGCGGGAGCGCTACGCCGCGGTGCGCGACTGGTACGAGCAGCGCAACCACTTCTGGGTCGGCGATGGTCCCTTCTACCTGCATGCCGTTTATCCGGTGGAGCGCACCGTGGTCCTGCGGCGTTACGAGGACTTCCCGGATCCTGCCGACAAATGGCTCCGCTTTTCCCGGCCTCGGATTCCGGAGGTCAGTCTTGACGGGCCGATGATGGTGCAGATGGGCGAGGAGGCGCGGTTTCGCCTGGAAGTGACCTTCGAGGGGGCCCCTTACGATGCCGGCGATATCGAGCAGGTGCAGTACCTGCTGTTTGACGGCGAGGGCAGACTCCGTCACCGCGGTACGGCGAGTCCCGGCAGCGACGGCCGCTGGGATGTTGACCTCAGCGCCGACGAGGTGGCCGAGCTGGGCACCGGGGCCAACAGCCTGGAGGTGGCGGTGACGTCCTCCCAGGTGGCGCTGCCGGCTTTCGCCTCCCACGCCTTCGCCACCGTGCCGCCCGGTACCGCGACGCTGGAGGACGAACTTTGA
- a CDS encoding Fur family transcriptional regulator, with protein sequence MSERSHGFPLERNDIKAMLERFGIQPTQQRIDIAHLLFQRPQHLSADQVLAQVNAAYGHVSKATVYNTLNLFVHNRLIKEVLIEQDRTLYDSNTSDHHHVYNLDTGELSDIPAGRLAIRGDLGLPEDTEVEGMDVVVRVRSRQEQARG encoded by the coding sequence ATGAGTGAACGAAGCCACGGTTTTCCACTGGAGCGGAATGATATCAAGGCGATGCTGGAGCGCTTCGGCATTCAGCCGACGCAGCAGCGCATTGATATCGCCCACCTGCTCTTCCAGCGCCCGCAGCACCTGTCTGCCGACCAGGTTCTGGCCCAGGTGAATGCGGCCTACGGGCACGTCTCCAAGGCAACGGTGTACAACACCCTGAACCTGTTCGTGCACAACCGGCTCATCAAGGAAGTGCTGATCGAACAGGATCGCACGCTGTACGACTCGAATACCTCTGACCACCATCACGTCTACAACCTGGACACCGGCGAACTGTCTGATATACCGGCCGGCCGACTGGCCATCCGCGGCGATCTGGGCCTGCCGGAAGATACCGAAGTCGAAGGGATGGACGTCGTAGTGCGGGTGCGCAGCCGTCAGGAACAGGCCAGGGGATAG
- the fur gene encoding ferric iron uptake transcriptional regulator, with protein MEYPQLKRAGLKTTLPRVRVLELLQSLQNEDGPHHLTAEELYRRLSDEGSDFSLATVYRVLSHFETAGLVKRHHFEGGQARFELADGEHHDHIVCMQCGKVEEFVDDLIEERQKRIAQQREFDLREYSLVLYANCLRRCDNEEKESGSATTGR; from the coding sequence ATGGAATATCCCCAGCTGAAAAGAGCCGGTCTGAAAACAACCCTGCCGCGTGTCCGCGTGCTGGAGCTGTTGCAGTCGCTGCAGAACGAAGACGGTCCGCATCACCTCACCGCCGAGGAGCTCTACCGGCGTCTGTCTGATGAGGGCTCGGATTTCAGCCTCGCCACTGTCTATCGCGTGCTCTCTCACTTCGAGACCGCCGGGCTGGTCAAACGCCACCACTTCGAGGGCGGACAGGCCCGCTTTGAACTGGCGGACGGTGAACACCACGACCACATTGTCTGCATGCAGTGCGGCAAGGTGGAAGAGTTCGTCGACGACCTCATCGAAGAACGCCAGAAGCGCATTGCCCAGCAGCGCGAATTCGATCTGCGCGAGTATAGCCTGGTGCTTTACGCCAATTGCCTGCGGCGCTGCGACAACGAGGAAAAGGAGTCGGGGAGCGCGACAACCGGTCGCTGA
- a CDS encoding M20/M25/M40 family metallo-hydrolase, with protein sequence MSDNKQPWAAPMPEQQFTLMREILAAPSPIGLEGAMTYGVLKPYFDRVTPKDWHLHQFKGHAGVVLDTHPGRDDMFKVMIIGHADKIRMQVRSIGDDGKIWINTDSFLPTVLIGHEVKLFSEDPENPGSYRVIEGGTVEALGAIHFADEAVRTGKKGVTKEQIYLDLQIHGENKKQQVENLGVRPGDSIIFDRPIRRGFSPDTFYGAYLDNGLGCFVTAEIARLIAEAGGTEKVRVLFTMATYEEIGRLGSRVMAGELKPDALIGVDVNHDYVAAPGMGDKRLAPLEMGKGFTMSVGSIASEQLNRVIESTAKEYDIPMQRDMVGADTGTDGMAGVLASVDCAATSVGFPIRNMHTISETANTGDVLAAIHALTHTIQSLDALADPHREFLDNHPRLDQASPLGHQGSAKPENGSDS encoded by the coding sequence ATGAGCGACAACAAGCAGCCCTGGGCGGCTCCCATGCCGGAGCAGCAGTTCACCCTGATGCGCGAGATTCTCGCCGCACCCAGCCCCATTGGCCTGGAAGGCGCCATGACCTATGGCGTGCTGAAGCCCTATTTCGATCGCGTCACGCCCAAGGACTGGCATCTGCACCAGTTCAAGGGCCACGCCGGCGTGGTGCTGGACACACACCCGGGCCGCGACGACATGTTCAAGGTGATGATCATCGGCCACGCCGACAAGATCCGCATGCAGGTGCGCTCCATCGGCGACGACGGCAAGATCTGGATCAACACCGACTCCTTCCTGCCCACGGTGCTCATCGGTCACGAGGTGAAGCTGTTCAGCGAGGACCCGGAAAACCCCGGCAGCTACCGCGTCATCGAGGGTGGCACCGTGGAGGCGCTGGGTGCCATCCACTTTGCAGACGAGGCGGTACGCACCGGCAAGAAGGGCGTGACCAAGGAGCAGATCTACCTGGACCTGCAGATCCACGGCGAGAACAAGAAGCAGCAGGTGGAGAACCTGGGCGTGCGGCCCGGCGACTCCATCATCTTCGACCGCCCCATCCGCCGCGGCTTCAGCCCGGACACCTTCTACGGCGCCTACCTGGACAATGGCCTGGGCTGCTTCGTCACCGCCGAGATTGCCCGGCTGATCGCCGAGGCCGGTGGTACGGAGAAGGTGCGGGTGTTGTTCACCATGGCCACCTACGAAGAGATCGGGCGCCTGGGCAGCCGGGTGATGGCCGGCGAACTCAAGCCCGATGCCCTCATCGGCGTGGACGTCAACCACGACTATGTGGCAGCCCCGGGCATGGGCGACAAGCGCCTGGCGCCGCTGGAGATGGGTAAGGGCTTCACCATGTCCGTGGGGTCCATCGCCAGCGAGCAGCTCAACCGCGTCATCGAGAGTACGGCGAAGGAGTACGACATCCCCATGCAGCGTGACATGGTGGGTGCGGATACCGGCACCGACGGCATGGCCGGAGTGCTGGCCTCGGTGGACTGCGCCGCCACCTCGGTGGGTTTCCCCATCCGCAACATGCACACCATTTCGGAGACGGCGAACACCGGTGACGTGCTTGCCGCCATCCACGCGCTGACCCACACCATCCAGTCCCTGGATGCCCTGGCTGATCCCCATCGGGAGTTCCTGGACAACCATCCGCGCCTGGACCAGGCCAGCCCGTTGGGGCATCAGGGATCGGCGAAGCCGGAGAACGGAAGCGATTCGTGA
- a CDS encoding DMT family transporter: MTPDRRQELLAAGALSAAVLFWAGNAVVGRGVVGEIPPVALSFWRWVFALLLLLPLAWPHLGRSLPAIRQHVVVLTILGVLSAGLYNTLLYGAAVTTTAVNISLISATMPVVIAFVAWISATERLTRRQALGLAIALPGVVTIIAQGSLERLLSLTLAPGDLLMLVAITSWALYSVVLRRNPLGLHPVVLLTSLVALALPFIFVIYMIEIAAGVTFTPKLSHAPAFVYVAIFPSILSYLGWNYGVQMIGPGKSGMFLYLMPLFTAALALPLLGERLHGYHAVGATLILLGLYLATWGSRPRA; this comes from the coding sequence GTGACCCCGGATCGGCGGCAGGAATTGCTGGCCGCCGGGGCGCTGAGCGCCGCGGTGCTGTTCTGGGCCGGTAACGCCGTGGTGGGCCGCGGCGTGGTGGGCGAAATTCCACCCGTCGCATTATCCTTCTGGCGCTGGGTGTTCGCCCTGCTCCTGTTGCTGCCCCTGGCCTGGCCGCACTTGGGACGCTCCCTGCCCGCGATCCGCCAGCACGTGGTGGTGCTCACCATACTGGGCGTTCTCAGCGCAGGCCTGTACAACACACTGCTCTATGGCGCCGCAGTCACCACCACGGCGGTAAACATCTCGCTGATCAGCGCCACCATGCCGGTGGTCATCGCCTTTGTCGCCTGGATCAGCGCCACCGAACGCCTCACCCGCCGGCAGGCGCTGGGTCTGGCCATCGCCCTGCCCGGCGTGGTCACCATCATCGCTCAGGGCTCGCTGGAGCGACTGCTGTCCCTCACCCTGGCACCGGGGGATCTGCTGATGCTGGTGGCGATCACCTCCTGGGCCCTCTACTCGGTGGTGTTGCGCCGGAATCCGCTGGGGCTGCACCCGGTGGTCCTGCTCACGTCTCTGGTGGCCCTGGCACTGCCGTTCATCTTCGTCATCTACATGATCGAAATTGCCGCCGGGGTGACTTTCACGCCAAAACTCAGCCACGCCCCGGCGTTCGTCTATGTGGCCATCTTCCCTTCCATCCTCTCGTACCTGGGCTGGAACTACGGGGTGCAGATGATCGGCCCGGGGAAGTCGGGCATGTTCCTGTACCTGATGCCGCTGTTCACCGCCGCGCTGGCACTGCCCCTGCTGGGCGAGCGGCTGCACGGCTACCATGCCGTGGGTGCGACGCTGATCCTGCTGGGCCTGTACCTGGCAACCTGGGGCAGCAGGCCGCGGGCATAG
- a CDS encoding ethylbenzene dehydrogenase-related protein, with protein sequence MRQQPTLFVLFTAPFAALADGSELVDRERNLHIPADADARDSLHVAATFDDDKFRLHYRYETDNPSWYHQYWRYEDGEWVRYGSGSPGPDAHRLYEDRISMMLDDGSVDGFDRYGGWMLIHEGMRTLTSAADEEQVTDHPKLGEEMGRSDVRKYLPQSRDVDDPGDLSWDAIRDDDELAELQDDGVFLDLWQWRAHRSHPMGVADNGYVLHYRLSSQGRSMFTDNWDDEAGQPAYMFDPDTTGRRALDWDALVNREYGQDDPYFIAEHNAVPFDPEHDWQEGDVIPQRFLRQPDGSRGAIRADGGYEDGNWRITLTRTMEAPNRLDSKTLAPGETYNVAFAVHSGSVGARWHRVSLPQTLGLDVDEADVVAVRTDGEPDEDALKWTEIPLIYPGQVTWQWLHGDHPGGEQVREGEIGVRDFHDLDELQQFILDLERRRAGQE encoded by the coding sequence ATGCGCCAGCAACCCACCCTCTTCGTCCTGTTCACTGCGCCCTTTGCCGCCCTGGCGGACGGATCGGAGCTGGTGGACCGCGAGCGCAATCTCCATATCCCGGCGGACGCGGATGCCCGGGACAGTCTTCATGTCGCCGCCACCTTCGACGACGACAAGTTCCGGCTCCACTACCGCTACGAGACCGACAACCCGAGCTGGTACCACCAGTACTGGCGCTACGAGGATGGCGAGTGGGTGCGCTACGGCTCCGGCTCTCCCGGCCCCGACGCACACCGGCTCTACGAGGATCGCATTTCCATGATGCTGGACGATGGCTCCGTGGACGGCTTTGACCGCTACGGTGGCTGGATGCTCATCCATGAGGGTATGCGCACCCTGACCTCGGCAGCGGACGAAGAGCAGGTCACTGACCACCCGAAGCTCGGCGAGGAAATGGGACGCAGCGACGTACGCAAGTACCTCCCGCAGAGCCGGGACGTGGACGACCCCGGCGATCTGTCCTGGGATGCCATTCGCGATGACGACGAACTCGCCGAACTCCAGGACGACGGCGTATTTCTGGATCTGTGGCAGTGGCGGGCGCATCGCAGTCACCCCATGGGCGTCGCCGACAACGGTTATGTGCTGCACTACCGCCTCTCCTCCCAGGGGCGCAGCATGTTCACCGACAACTGGGACGACGAGGCCGGGCAGCCCGCCTACATGTTCGACCCGGACACCACCGGTCGCCGCGCCCTGGACTGGGACGCGCTCGTCAACCGCGAGTACGGGCAGGACGACCCGTACTTCATCGCCGAGCACAACGCCGTCCCCTTCGACCCGGAGCACGACTGGCAGGAAGGCGACGTGATCCCGCAGCGGTTCCTGCGCCAGCCCGACGGCAGCCGCGGCGCCATCCGCGCTGACGGCGGCTACGAGGACGGCAACTGGCGGATCACCCTGACCCGCACCATGGAGGCGCCCAACCGCCTGGACAGCAAAACCCTGGCGCCCGGGGAGACCTACAACGTGGCCTTCGCGGTGCACTCGGGTTCGGTGGGCGCCCGCTGGCACCGGGTGTCACTGCCGCAGACCCTGGGGCTGGATGTCGACGAGGCCGATGTGGTCGCCGTCAGGACCGACGGCGAGCCGGACGAGGACGCCCTGAAGTGGACTGAAATCCCACTGATCTACCCCGGCCAGGTGACCTGGCAGTGGCTCCACGGCGACCACCCTGGCGGCGAGCAAGTCCGCGAGGGCGAGATCGGCGTGCGGGATTTCCACGACCTGGACGAGCTCCAGCAGTTCATTCTCGACCTGGAGCGCCGCCGCGCCGGGCAGGAGTGA